A window of Fusarium falciforme chromosome 1, complete sequence genomic DNA:
GGAAGGTTCAAGCGGAGACTGCTCCGGCAATGGGACCTTTATCCCCAGCTTCCCCATCAAGCCGCAGGGAGCTTTCTCCAATAACGAGACTCGGCCTCTCCCAATTCTTCTCTTTCCTCTCCCCGTGGCTCTAGATCTAACATTAGCATGGGCCGGGATGTCGAGTTTGGGGTAGTGGCGCGTCGGTTAGCGCTTGAGCCATTGCAGTCAAGTCATTTCGCTATATCAGGTCTTGGGAAAAGCATTTCGGGTCACATTATCGCGAACGCAATCTTAGCACACACATGGACTCTGGAAAAATAGCAGGCCGGCTTGGGTAACACGACGCTGCTCGTCAGCCTCAGTTTTGTTGAGAGGCCCGACTTCTTCCCCCGCACACCCAGCCGAGCCAGTCCAGGCCAAGCTCGCGGACTTCCCCGCCAGAGACATTGGCATTGAGACCGGTCCCGCCGCCCACCCTGCCCTGGGACCTTCCATGATAGTTACATTGGAAAGGATGGAGAAGCACATCATGAGATCTGGTAGAAAAAGGAATCCCGTCCCTCGCTCGGCGCCCTCGGGGTGGAGTCTGCCGAGACGTGTTCCTGAAACGGAGATAATCTCGAGGGTGGGATGCAGCGCAGTGTGCTTGCGCAATCTGGCTCATGAAGCCCAAAGGAACCCAATATGGGCACACCCAGGCTGTTCAATCATCTATGACCATCTGTACATGTAATCTGGAGGTCAGTAGATGGTCATTCAAACCAACACTCTACAATCCCTACGCCAAAACGTCACACCTCCGTTGGAGTAGATCGGGATCGTCTTTCCATCGCATATACATGTCCGCAGATGGGAAAGGTAAACGTAGATGTGATGTATTCGAATCAAGGTTGAGATCCATGGGGCGCTCCCGACACATTGGAAGCTTGGGCCGTCCCGGGCAAAGATCGGCAGTGTCAAGGCCGCccaagcatcagcatcagcgtTGAGATCATGCTTTCACTGCAAGAGACAGACATAACTCACGAGGTCAGGTGCATATCCTTTTGCCGTGCCGAATATAACCATCCATTCTTCCATTGGCTACGCGGCTGCATCAAAAGCCTTCACGTGCGGAATACATCCTTGCCCCGCAGATCTTGGGGCCGACGAACGGGCGAGGAGAGTCAAGATGAAAGGGCGACAAGGGGGACGAGGGTCTAGATGGCAAAGGTGCATCTCTAAAGCCAAAAGAAGCTTCTCTTGCAGCTGGAGAGGCCCGATAGCCCTCCCTCACGCCTTTGTCCGGCTGGCAGGCTGGCACATCATGCCCTTGTTCCATTTTAGGCAATCCCGGGGACGTTGGCTTTCGGATGACATGTCTCGGTGGCCACTGCCCACAAGGTGAAAATACCAAGAGTCTGGAAGCATCCCGCTCTCCTGAGCGCCATCCGCTTGCGGGAAGCCTCTGGGGCTCCCTTGTCATGTTTTTCTTTCTCGCCCTGCGCCTGGGGCTGGTCATCTTCATGTGAGCAGCAGAATCTGTCTTGATCCACAATCTGTAAGGGTCCAGCGGTCAGAAAAGCCATACACGagttcttggtcttgaacaGACATGGCCGGATACACGTTCCTGGATGAGATGCCAGCTCTGGCAGTAGTCGGCCATGCACGTCGGAGCCGAGCGTCAGCTCATGCGCTAGGCAcactggatggatggaccctTGACGGATGCCCTCATCTGTAAGTGAATGCCGATGCTGCAGTCCAATAACCTCGGACAAGTTAGCCGCCTTGGTATCAATCAGCAACAGTCAGCACGGATGGCACACCCCCAGGCCAACATTCGGTTCAGCCAGAATGGGACAGTGTAGCAGAAGCTGAGTTATCATGAGAAGCAATCTGTGTACAGACTCAATGTGAAAAGATGCAGGAACAAATGCACacagcctcctcttcctcctcccccagTCCGCTGTCGAGTCGAGAGCTAATATCCTCTGTATTGACCTTCGATAAGGCCTTAGTTAGCGCCAAACAAGCCAATGCAATAAACCAATAAAATAGACGCTATAAACCAGAACAATAAACCGCTGATGCCCTCCTTTTTAAAGTtgccttcttttctcttcgcTTTACCGTCCGTGCCGTATCCAGTCACCTCCCCAGTCAAGTAGCACCATCGATCCATTGGGAGACGGTGACCAGGGTGGTGTAGACCATGGCAATGAACCCAACTACCATGAGCGCCACATCCAGTGCCTTGACCCAAGCCTTTTCCGCAGCCCCCTTGTAATGCAGATACGCCGGATAGATGTAAACCAGAGGAACACAAGCAAAACTCCCAATCAATGCAACAAACTTGTCCAGATCACTGGCGCCAACGATACTGACACCCGCGCAAACGCCCACGATGAGCGTTCGGAGCGCGTTCTTCTTCCACTTGATCGCAATGCTCTTCTTTCCTGTTGCCCGCTCGCCAAACACAGACGTCTCGATGATACGAGCCGCCGGGAACAGCTGAACAGGGTCTCCCGCCAGGACTGCCAAGGAGTAGAGAAACTGAACTGCGTTGACGAGGGGCGAGTCCTGAGGAAAGTTGGAGATGACCTGGATCTTCGTGCGCTCGCCAAAGGTGGCGTAGCACATGGCTCCCACTGACGTGAaaatgatggtgatgatgaacaTGACAAGGTAGAGGAGGTTGCCGAACTGCTCGGGCTTCTTCATGCTTGACTGGATTGGAAGGATGAGACCAATTCCTTCAAACGTAAAGATGGCCGAGCCCACTGTCAAGGGAAAGTCAGAGGGGTTGAACAGTCTGACTGTTGGATCTATGCCATTCCGAGAAAGAGCTGCAACATCGTAGTACCAGATGTAGACAATGCCGATCAAAATGAATGCGTCGGCGAGCAGAGCGGCAGGTCCCAGCTTGGAGATATTTCGGATCAGGGCAAGTGGGATGAGTATGAGCAGCTGCAGGGCAATCAGAGTTGGAACACTCAGCATCAGGTTGTGGTCGCCTGCAGTAACCGCATCGAGGAAAGCCCAGAGGTTCTCTGCCGTGAAGATCAGTCCAGCGCAGACGAAGCCAAGCTGGGAAATGGCAATCGACGCAAGGATCAGACTTCTAAACCGTGGGCCAACGATGGCAGCGCCCAGCTCTCCGTAACCTCCTCCATACTTGTCACGGCAgtcgagaagaagccgaAAGCATCCACAATTGACGAGGGACAGAACAATGAGGGTAATTGACGAGAACAGGATACCTCCGTTGCGGAAGGCCTTGGGAAGGAACATGATTCCAGTGCCAATAAAGGCCTTGATGAGTGTGAAAAAAGTCTTAGTCGTTGTAGCATCGCCCTTCTTGTGCAATCTCCTAGAGCTCTTTCTACGACCAAGAAGTGGTCGAAGCTCAGGTGGTTGTTCCACATCGGCCTCATCTCGATCGTCGATGGCAGATTCGTCTTCACTATCAGCATCCTCGAGATCTTCGCCAGCAAAGCTGCCGTAGAGGTCGAGGAAATCGACAAAATTCTTCGCAACGACAGTGTAACTACTCATTCGCCTCTGTCGTGCTCGAAGTTGCAAGTGGTGTCGTCTGAAGCCACCAGGCTCACGCTGTTCAGGGTATGATAGTTCGTCGGCAGGGCCCAAGCGCGGAGAGGCGTGGTGGGAGAAGGTGTTGGCACGGCGAATCGAGTTTGCACgagccttgatcttgaacATGTCGCGATGCATGTCACCTCCCTGCAGAAGAAGGGATGATTCGACGGGGTCTGCTTGGGAGGTTCGGTCGAGGCTGACAGCGGAGGCCGAGGGAACAGGGCCTTGGGACGGGCCCGAGACAACGTCGGGGTCGGCAGAGTAGCCATCTGGGAGATGCCGATCAAGGATGGCCGCCTGCCGCTTGCTGGTTTGGCTGCCCAGGCTGCTCGGGGTTCCGTTGAAGTCGGCCATGTTTACGAATTCTCGAGTTGGACGTGGTGGTCAAGGTGACGTAGGTAGACTAAAAGAGCTAGAGCTGCAGCTGTGCTGTAAAGCTCGATGAAGAGTATGTTGATAGGACAGATTCCAAGAAAacaatattatttaataccCTCAGCTGCTTCAGCTGCCTCTGGAAGCTTCGGCTACCATCCGTGAGCGGAGACGAGAATTTGTCGAAAGTATATGGAGAACAGGAACTGCGAACGGCAGGATCACCAGGTTCGGTCAGCTCTTGGACGACATTCGGGTCGGTGGAATGTCTCTCCCGTGAAGCGGCTAGCTGTTTGAGGCTTGGAATGGTGGGGCGGAAGACACCACGTGCCATCCGAGATTCGAGCAAGTACAAGTACCCGGGACACCCTTCCATTCCGCACAATCATGCACTTGTGAAGAGCGCCGCGAGGTACTAACTACACAACCTCTTCCTGTTCCGAGATTTTGTGGCGCGGTGCAACCGGCATGAACACCCAGCTCGGTGGTTGGCCTTCCTCATTCGACAAAAGCTGAGCTTCCGGGGAAGTGAATGGCTGAGAAGTCTCAGCTCTTGCTCGCCATGCTTTGAATGTCTTGGGCTTCGGAAAGTTTGATCTAAGATTGGATACATTGTGTCTCTATTGCATTTGTATCTAATTAGCTTCACAATGCTTTTATAGTCTGCTAGAGTTCTTCATAACGTCACTTACAACCAAGAAACGACTACCAGTCTATCACGTAGTTTCGTTTCCTACTTGAGTGTCCAGAGATTAATCGACCGAGAAATACATGTGCCAGACACCCTATAGTCATCATTCATTCCCTTGACAACTTGTGAATCTTCTTGTTATGTCTCACTCTGCCAAATGCAACGACATACCCTCTTCATTCCCAGCCGGATTTGGAATCTTGACCAAAGTTGCACACCCCTGACAATCTGTAAGACAGTGACAATGTCTACAAGTAAAATTCTATTGATCAACACCCCCATTCTCGATAATCAATCCACAGCATCCCAGCGGCTGTTTAGGCAAGAAGCTCCATGTGGTTCATTTATGGATTTTGAGAATAAGACATTGATGTCTTAGAACAAAAGCTTTGTAGGAAGAGATCTGACAGAGACTTGATCTTGGTTAATGCAATGCAACCTAGGTTTCGTGCGGAAGTAGAGTCAACGTGAAATGAACTGTCCACCCCTAGAACAAACTACGATTCCATATGCGTCTTCCAGTTCAGCGAATAGCATTAGTGGCCCTTATAGATAGTCTTACGTGAGTAAAAAAAATTGGGGACGGGATTATTAGTCCTACCACATTGGCCAATATTCATCTCATATTCCAAGAACCAATGCAAGCATTGCGCCGAGCGCAAATGCCCTCTTTGATGATCAAGGTGGTATAATAACGAAATACCCTGCTCTTAGTCGTGTGTACCACGGTGCACTGCGAAGGATTCGCTGAAACTCGAATCGCATTGTATATCAAATGACAAGGCGAGAGTCGAGTGACATGAGGGAAAATATGCGGCAAAATTCTCTAGCGAAGTTGCAATAGCCTGTAATTCCTTCACGTGTATCATTCTCTTTCCAGAATGAAGATAAGCAGCTCAAACGTCACCAGATAGAATGTAATGGATTGATGGATTAGCAAGGGACCTAGAAGATTTTACCCAATAGCGGTGCTAAGTGAGTCGCTTGGACAATATGTTGGCAGTTAAGGCAGCGAACGCATGAGTTATATCGTCCCGAGACATTAACCAAGTAATGGTTGAAACTTCTCTGGGGAATGGTAACCTCATACCCTGGAGTCTGAGAATTGTTGATCCTTAAATCTCCTAATAGGGGAAACGCCAAGGCAGACATCGTCTCCTCCTACGATGCCCGTTTCAGAGACCAGAAACGAGCTTGGAAACCATGGTGCGTTGTTGAGACGATCGTATGTCGATAGAATTGAGAATGCCCTGGATGTCACTGGAAACTGGGAAAACCATAACATATGCCCCTGCATCTCCCCCTCTCAGAGCTCTGCATTAGATGGCTCGTTTGGACATTGTTCGGCTtgtggaggatgaagagaccGAACCTGCCGCCACAGTCCTGCGGACAAACCAGCCTTGGTCTTTTTACATCCCCGGCTGGTTCGGGTACACCCGTGATGGCCCACGGGAGGGAAGGGTACCCGGGTCCCACGATCACCATACTCCTTTACTTTGAATGGGCATATTGTTCGTTGGAGAGTGCCAGGGCTGAAGGTTTCTGCCCTGTTCTTGACCTTTGTGGATTTATCCGATGTAATACACGGTGGGTCAAGCGGTTGTGTTCCCCATAAACTTCTCACATTGTGTAATGATCGTCTACTGATTGTGTCTGTTTCAAGCCTGAAGGGCAGTGAGAATGGGCTGGGCCAGCCTTGGGTCCTCCCTTAGGATCTATGTGATTTAGAAGCGTCACCTCGATGTCCGGGACTgttcttctttataaatactatgaGCTCCTCTTGCGATTTCATCGCAATCCCTATCAGGTCACCACCAACTCATCACCTAGAACAACACAACCTCCCTTAACCACACAAGCCCGAACCAATAGCCGCATACCTCAGCTTTTGCCACCATATTGTCCGGCAAGATGAAGTTTACCAGTTGAATTTCCGCTGCTCTTCTTGCTATTGGCGCTGCTGCCGAAGATGCATGGACAAACCCGGATGGTGGCAACACCCATGTCGACATTGGCAACAGGAAGGTTACCTATGGCTACACCCCGCCCTGGTACGCctttgacaagatcaaggaggaaTGCCCTTCGAATGGGTGCAACAGTGAGAACAAGATCGAGTACGCGACCGGTGTCATCCAAAACGGAGAGATGAGGCCCGCCACAATTACTCTCGCTGTTGAGGGTAGCTTCAACGGTGTTGGAGAACAAGGAAGCAGAGATGACCTGGTTGAAATCGTCAAGGCTGTTTCTGGTGCCTCTCAATACGATTTTGAGCAAGGTGTTAGCTATTACGTCGGAAATGGCTGTGCTGTATCGGGGTTTATTCCCTGATCTCGTACGCCTTGACTCTCGCGAACTTGGTAGAACTGTGCTCACGTCTTTCTAGCTGGGAAAAAGGAGTATGCTGACCAATACACCGCGACTGATCTCATTGTTATCCGAGTTGAGAATGAAGACGGTGGCCTCCTTGTAGACATGCCTGTTGGTATCAAGGTTGACATTGACGATGGTGGTGAGGGTGTCTGCGACACTATCATGTCGGTTGGCGGTGCCATTGCCGGTGATATCAATGGTCTGGCTGGCGGAGTTTTTTCCTTGGCCGCGTTGGCTTGTGCTTAGACTTAAAGCAAGACTCCGACGCGCATGGCGCAGACCAAAGGTTGCCGAGTTTGGCTGGACTGGATTCTCACTAGGTAAGGTTTGTGGTATGGTGTATTCTTTTATTGTGGATAGTATTCGATTCTAATTTCACAAATTGTAACTATCATCGTACAAATACCTACCTATCTATGATGGAATATTCTGGTTTCTCCTGTGGCTGTGTGATAAACTGCCTATGATTAAGTCACGCTTAATTGCGAAGGGGGAAGGAAGAATTGACAAGATAGCTAAAATGTGATATGCGAACTTCGTAGCAGTGTTATCTGTTAGTGTTTCTATAGGGTCTGCGCTGGAAAAATGAGATTATTCACGTCATACACAATCGTGAAAGAGATGACATGCCTGAAATGAAGTGAAAAGCGCATCTATTCCTCCTAAAGACGACTAGTGATGGGCGTCCCATCTTCACTCTCAAGTGATTGCTTGCCCATCTTCATTTTCCATCTGCGCATCTGATGTGGTTGGCTGTGGTGATTATTTGGCGTTGCTGCGTTGAACTCTTTGGGATCACCGTTGTTTGCAACCTGCCCGAGGATGGTCCCAATTCTTGGTTACAGCGAAGGTGTCATGCGTGTTTCCAATATTCGGAGCTTGGACCAGCAAGCTGGCTTGTCACTGCTCTCTAGGTACCTGTCAGGGGGTCGCTAACAGCTCTGGGCCATGCGCGTTCATCCATGTCAAAGGAAGGCTTGCTGTCAGTGACCCAACCGCGTCGCGTCGCGTCAAGTCGTGTTGGCTCTCCGCCAAGATTCCGCTCCGCCCCGCCCCGCCACCGACTTGGTGTGGGAATAACCGCAGTAAAGCCGAGTCGGTCTGGCAAATTTTCTCCTCAGGCAGCGCTGTCACACTAAACCTAATGAGCATGGACGCGCCTGTCCTTTCGCAGCCACCTGAAAGCTCATTCACCAACCTCAACATCGTCGCTCACGCTCATCAACACCGCCAAGATGAGCTTCGCACCCCTCAACCCCCGTCCTATGCTGCAGGACCTCGTCAGCAGGACCGTTCTTGTCCGCCTAAAATGGGGCGAGGTGGAATACAAGGGCACACTCGTCTCTGTTGACAGCTACATGAACCTCCAGCTCTCTGGCACCGAGGAGTACATCGCCGACAAGCCCACTGGCTCTCTGGGCCAAGTGTTGATTCGGTATGATATTACCCCTTCTTTTTAGACGCGACGATGACAAGCTAATGGCGGACCACTGCAGGTGCAATAACGTCCTGTGGGTGCGCGGCGCCGACGAAGGCAAGGACACGGATGCTGCGATGACGGGCTAATCCACCATGGCAAAGGTGATGGGACTTTGTATGGGAATGAAAAGGAGGACACGGCGCTCTCAACCTTTCAGAGTTTTACTCTGACACGAACCCTACGTCTGGGGTCACACCACACACCTCTTAACCACCAACCGCCTGCTCAAGGCCAACTTCATGTATCCGTCTCCGGCATCTCGCAACGAGACAACGGCCTTGAACTCATTTCAAACAGAAATAGGCGAAGCGACAGAGAAAGCCTTGTCAGGCATGGTAATGTGCCGGGGGCTCTAATGTTTACTCTTCAATCCTCAAGATCACCACCAACTATTCTTACTCTTTCATGGCTCCTCGACGTTCAACCTGGGCGATTTTTCACGTGGTTGTATGGACAGTCATGGTTCTACCATGGGACATCTGTGACTGGGCTAGCTGATGAGGCAGAAACCCTCTTATCTGTGTATCAAGAGGCTTTGGTTGCACTGAAATTGCGCATGCCTCCTTTGGGCGGTGCTTGGAATCTCGCCAAACTATTTTGCAATTCTGATGACTTGGTCGTGTAACCATCTTCCCCCTAAAGCCTCTTTTTCTAGTAATCCATGCCCCTTTTTGCCATGAAATCCCCGCAAGATGAACTTCTCTGTAGCAGAACAATATTGGCATTGATTTTGAATCCGCCACCGTGCTAACGACTACGAGGTTCGTAGGCCCGAGTTCTGCGTATTGATATGCCTGTTTACAGGCTTTGCCAAGCGTTTTCAAGTAGGCTTGTATGATCATTGATAGTCTGAAACGAACCACTGGACAAGGATATACGTTATGAAAGCTTCGTTTGCTATATCGTAAGTTGGCCTTCCTGGGTTCCCATAACTGATCGAAACCCCATTTTAGCTTGTTCAGAGGAGCCGTGTTCCTGTAGGTACTTGGATTTGTTACAGTCTGAAAGGTGCAGTAGTAGAAATGGAATGCTGGGCTGCTTTTCTTGGTCAGATCTGATATAGTGGTCCGCTTGTAATGCTGTTCGAGACCGAGGGGATGGTGATGTCACTGGATTTCGGAAAGAAGAGACATCTTGAATGCTGTTCCAGGAGAATAGTGATCCAGAGAGGTCTATCATCATCACGAGTTTCGAGGACACATAACTCTATGGGGTAGAGAAACGCGAGACTATTTGGGACTAGATGAGGCACCAaggaggggggagggggggaacTTGAAGAGTTTCAAGTCTCTGGACTCAAGGCCAAAAATCTCAATGGGCATTCGTTGGATGGatttgaaaaaaaaaaaaaaaaaaaaaaaaaaaaaaagaattagaGGACGCTTGAACGCATCCGGAGAATTGAATGCAAGGGACAACTCGTTGTAGCCCTTATTATCATCGAACCGGTTCTTGGCCCGAGTTGGGCATTCAGCTTTGAAGTGGCAAGGGGACGGCAGTCTGGACTCTCGATGAGTTGGCCCTTGCCCCAGGTCACTTCAAGAGGAACGGATCCAGGTCAAATGGCTTGGCCAGTGCTGTCGAATGGCGTACCCAGAACCGCCATTACTCACCCACTTGGCAGGCTGCAGGCCGCCCGTCGGATATGTGTCCAGGTATGGCCCGCCCTCGCTTGCAGAGGAACATGCTGTGGAGAAGGGTAGGCAGGTTGGTTTATCCATGGTGCCCACAATTTGTCGCTCCCCAGATCAGTGCCCAGAGTCAGCTGCCGGACCGCCATCTCCCAGGCATCAATGCCTCCAGCTGtctccatcctccatcaGAATTTCGCGAGTTTAGAGGTGTTAGATTGGTAGCATAAACGCGCGCCTTCGTCAGAATAGCTCTCAAGTTCAGAAGCAGAGCTCGGCCACTGAGTTTCAGCGAAATGAGCACACTCAGTCGAATGCTGCGCCTCTGGAGAGTGGCACTAGACCTGATGCAACAGAATGGGCCGAGATGGTGCTGACAGTTTAGGTGTCTTGTGTGACACGGTGCGGCTGGGACGGAAGGGAGAGAGTGTCAAGAAAGATACATGTGGCCAAAGTATTCTGGGGCAGCGCACCATCTGAAGCGCAGCGCGACCAGCTGGAATCCGCCAGACGTCTGAGGGCCTTAGTGCAGTGAGTGAGTTGTTATTTATCTTGGAAGAGGACCATCAAGCCAATCTAGAGCTCAATCGTGCTTCAAAGTGATTTCTAACCACCGAGTAGAGGTTTCCCAGCTCCTATCGACTTTACGTCTTACGACGAAGCAAGGTCGTCGCGGCAGCGGGCGCTCGGGGAGGGGCTTCCTCCCGCCTTTTCAGTTCCCCAGAGCCCCGTAATGCCCTTTATCCGGGCGTCGATTGGGGCAAGAGGTGGTGTGAGCAGGCCGACTTCAGTGGCTCTGGGGTGATAAGCGTAGCGGTGGGTCTCGCTGAAGCGGGGAAACAGGATCGCGCCGTTTTAAGTGCCGTGAATCTGGGGTAAGCGGGTCTTTAGCGGGCTCAGTGGAGACGCTTTAGGGGGCTTGGGGACCCTCTGGTTGCTGGAGGCTGTGATTGATGGACTGCGAAAGACCTCTGAATAGCGACGAGACGCTGAAATGTAGGGGAGCAGGCGTTGAAATGAGCAGTAATTTGGGGCTCGGTGGCTTCTGGCCCAAGACATTGAGCAAACACGGCAGAGTGGCACAGAGGAAAGTGCGGGCAGGGGCATTCTTCCCTCTTGCGTTGCACCTTCCTGCTTTGTCGATGCTATTGAATGCTACCAGAATAAAAAACAAACATGCTCACTCATTCCCGTAATCATTGCCGTGCAACAGGCTTGGGACACCGTTTTATCTCCATCAATTGATCCCGATTCTGAGCTGAGTCTTGCATTTCCAACACAAGCCGAGTGAATCGTCGAACGACCCAAGGAAGGAGCGGCCTGCGACTGCGACTGTCGACGTAGAAAACACGCCACTGTGGACATCTGCCGGCGGGGTCGTTGTCGGCTCCAGACCAATTCATTTGTTCCCTGCAAGTCCCTGCCCTCCCCTGCCACGTACCTCGAACATGTGTGCCCTGGCGTCTGGGGGTCTGAGACTGAGGCAGGCTGGGAGGCTTTCCTCGATGGTTTGCCCTGACGGAAAGCTGCCTGGCTTCAGGAACAACGGGATCGTAGTGCAACACTCAACAGCTTGATCGCGGCCCAGCGCCAATCCTTTGAGACTCTTTTACCTAAGCCACCCGCCCTCAGCACCTCAATCTCAACTGAGGGAGTAGACCTCTGGGGGAGCAGATCCTCCTGCATCACCCCGGACCTCGCGTCAACAACAATGACTCTGAGGCGTCGCTGGCGTGGCCACTTTGCAGGAGATAGCGCCGTCCTCGACGGCCGCCTCCTGCTCGCTGCAGCCCTCCTCTCTGCTTGCGCCGCCTCATACTGTTTTCAGAACCATGCTGACCAACCGCAATGAGGATTTGCGCGACAGCCAAGCAAGTCACGAGGAGAGACACGACGTAATGGAGGGCACGAACAGGTCCGCGACGAATCACCGTCTGTCTCGACCTGCCGGAGAGTTTGAGATTGGGCGAG
This region includes:
- a CDS encoding Sm protein F, translating into MSFAPLNPRPMLQDLVSRTVLVRLKWGEVEYKGTLVSVDSYMNLQLSGTEEYIADKPTGSLGQVLIRCNNVLWVRGADEGKDTDAAMTG